One genomic region from Apodemus sylvaticus chromosome 1, mApoSyl1.1, whole genome shotgun sequence encodes:
- the LOC127684010 gene encoding carcinoembryonic antigen-related cell adhesion molecule 3-like, whose protein sequence is MMDSVALYCKDWTSWQGLMLTVSILTCWLLPTTAKITIKSMPPIAVEGEHVLLFVDNLPKNVKAFSWYTGVTALKSCEIASHTIATNFTVVGLAHGGRETVFNNGSLLIKSVTRKDSGHYTLQIRDATLRPEIIHAEFFVHSPLLGYKKHLTPSQLIIGLIPPRVEENNNIILQVFNMPEKLQGFAWHRGVLPLSHLKIASHSFLTNSTRLGHAYSNRVKVRNDGSLLLLNVKKKDTGIYTLRTISVDLKSEWAILDLQVNKP, encoded by the exons ATGATGGACTCTGTTGCACTTTACTGTAAAGACTGGACCTCCTGGCAGGGGCTCATGCTCACAG TCTCCATTTTAACCTGCTGGCTGCTTCCCACTACTGCCAAGATCACCATTAAATCAATGCCTCCCATTGCTGTTGAAGGGGAACATGTTCTTCTGTTTGTGGATAACCTACCGAAGAATGTTAAAGCCTTTTCCTGGTACACAGGAGTTACAGCGCTCAAGAGTTGTGAAATTGCAAGTCACACCATAGCTACCAATTTTACTGTGGTGGGACTTGCACACGGTGGTAGAGAGACAGTATTCAACAATGGATCTCTGTTGATCAAGAGTGTCACCAGAAAAGACTCAGGACACTACACTCTACAAATACGTGATGCAACCTTAAGACCTGAAATAATACATGCAGAATTCTTTGTACACA GCCCACTTTTAGGGTACAAGAAGCATCTTACACCTTCCCAACTCATAATAGGGTTGATCCCACCAAGGGttgaagaaaacaacaatatTATTCTTCAGGTTTTTAACATGCCGGAAAAACTTCAAGGCTTTGCCTGGCACAGAGGAGTACTTCCACTTAGCCATTTGAAGATAGCAAGCCATTCATTCCTCACCAACTCAACCAGGCTGGGGCATGCATATTCTAACAGAGTGAAAGTACGCAATGATGGATCCTTGCTTCTCTTGAATGtcaagaagaaagacacagggaTTTACACCCTACGAACCATATCTGTGGATTTGAAATCAGAATGGGCCATTTTGGACCTCCAAGTAAACA AACCTTGA